The proteins below are encoded in one region of Brevundimonas fontaquae:
- the mtgA gene encoding monofunctional biosynthetic peptidoglycan transglycosylase: MATGRKSWRRVVLTALLILALIPVAGVLIVAIVPPPPSILMLRQLARGDGMDYQWRGLNQISPNLVNAAIAAEDARFCSHHGFDMEAIQKALDHNAEGGRLRGGSTISQQTAKNVFLWPGRDWIRKGLEAGYTVLIEAVWSKRRIMEVYLNVVEWAPGVYGAQAASRHWFGKDARDLSPREAARLAAILPAPRRYEAAAPGPYVRRRASRIQAAMGTVRNEGLNTCVVGR; this comes from the coding sequence ATGGCGACGGGCCGTAAAAGCTGGCGCCGCGTCGTGCTGACCGCGCTTCTGATCCTGGCCCTGATCCCGGTCGCGGGCGTGCTGATCGTCGCCATCGTGCCGCCGCCGCCCAGCATACTGATGCTGCGCCAACTCGCGAGGGGCGACGGCATGGACTATCAGTGGCGCGGTCTGAACCAGATTTCGCCCAATCTGGTCAATGCGGCCATCGCCGCCGAGGACGCCCGGTTCTGCAGCCACCACGGCTTCGACATGGAGGCGATCCAGAAGGCCCTGGACCATAACGCCGAGGGCGGGCGTCTGCGCGGCGGATCGACCATCAGCCAGCAGACGGCCAAGAACGTCTTCCTGTGGCCCGGCCGCGACTGGATCCGAAAAGGTCTGGAGGCGGGCTACACCGTCCTGATCGAGGCCGTGTGGTCCAAGCGCCGGATCATGGAGGTCTATCTGAACGTGGTGGAATGGGCGCCCGGCGTCTATGGCGCCCAGGCCGCCTCGCGCCACTGGTTCGGCAAGGACGCGCGAGACCTGAGCCCACGCGAAGCGGCGCGTCTGGCCGCCATCCTGCCGGCCCCGCGCCGTTACGAGGCCGCCGCGCCCGGCCCCTATGTCCGCAGACGGGCGTCGCGCATCCAGGCGGCCATGGGCACGGTGCGCAACGAGGGTCTGAACACCTGCGTCGTCGGCCGCTGA
- a CDS encoding OmpA family protein: MKTFVLASSAAAALALSAGAASAEPNGWYGAIDAGYHMIDDINAESSTTGANWNWEVNDGWAAFARLGYRFNPNWRVELEGGYRSGDIGRVRAVSGTQGLCNFTPATGGCFSPEGDIESATLMANVIYDFGFEYWGVRPFVGLGAGVNRVSTDTIGALRANRSATFTADDSSTKFAAQAIAGLAWAIGERANIDLTYRYLTGDANFASTTVGTGPGAGQFGEWDGDYDQSHTVTLGLRYSFGAEDAPPPPPPPPPPPPPPPPPPPPPPPVAQTPVARQFVVYFDWDRSDLTAEARSVVTQAANYAKSGRPTRVLIVGYTDTSGSAAYNLGLSNRRSRTVADALVAQGVNGGVIALDGKGETNLAKPTADGVREPLNRRATIDINF, encoded by the coding sequence ATGAAGACTTTCGTGCTGGCCTCCAGCGCAGCGGCCGCCTTGGCCCTGTCGGCTGGCGCTGCGTCGGCAGAACCCAATGGTTGGTACGGCGCCATCGACGCCGGCTACCACATGATCGACGATATCAACGCTGAATCGTCCACGACCGGCGCCAACTGGAACTGGGAAGTGAACGACGGCTGGGCGGCGTTCGCTCGCCTCGGCTATCGCTTCAACCCGAACTGGCGCGTTGAACTGGAAGGCGGTTATCGCTCGGGCGACATCGGCCGCGTTCGCGCCGTGTCGGGCACGCAGGGCCTGTGCAACTTCACCCCGGCGACGGGCGGTTGCTTCTCGCCCGAAGGCGACATCGAATCCGCCACCCTGATGGCCAACGTCATCTATGACTTCGGTTTCGAATACTGGGGCGTGCGTCCGTTCGTCGGCCTCGGCGCCGGTGTGAACCGCGTGTCGACCGACACCATCGGCGCTCTGCGCGCCAACCGCAGCGCCACCTTCACCGCTGACGACAGCTCGACCAAGTTCGCCGCTCAGGCGATCGCCGGTCTGGCCTGGGCCATCGGCGAACGCGCCAACATCGACCTGACCTACCGGTATCTGACGGGCGACGCCAACTTCGCCTCGACGACGGTCGGCACCGGTCCTGGCGCCGGGCAGTTCGGCGAATGGGACGGCGACTACGACCAGTCGCACACCGTGACCCTGGGTCTGCGCTACAGCTTCGGTGCGGAAGACGCTCCCCCGCCCCCGCCGCCCCCGCCGCCCCCGCCGCCGCCGCCTCCTCCGCCCCCGCCGCCTCCGCCGCCGGTCGCTCAGACCCCGGTCGCTCGCCAGTTCGTCGTCTACTTCGACTGGGATCGCTCGGACCTGACCGCGGAAGCCCGTTCGGTGGTGACGCAGGCCGCCAACTACGCCAAGTCGGGTCGTCCGACGCGCGTCCTGATCGTCGGCTACACCGACACCTCGGGTTCGGCCGCCTATAACCTGGGTCTGTCCAACCGTCGTTCGCGCACCGTCGCGGACGCCCTGGTCGCTCAAGGCGTCAACGGCGGCGTGATCGCCCTCGACGGCAAGGGTGAAACCAACCTAGCCAAGCCCACCGCCGACGGTGTGCGTGAACCGCTCAACCGCCGCGCGACCATCGACATCAACTTCTAA
- a CDS encoding pirin family protein: protein MIELVIDARRKDLGGFEVGRVLPFHSRRMVGPFIFLDQMGPAEFAPGATAIDVRPHPHIGLSTLTYLFEGEIMHHDNLGYDQAIRPGEVNWMTAGKGIVHSERTDPLKKSKGGPMHGMQAWVALPDEAEEMDPAFHHLGEDAQPAYENGGLFARLVAGEAYGAKAAVPVSSPLFYIHWELQPGVRTAPPSGKRAGGPSAGMSERALYVAKGSIEVGDRTFHEGQMIVLEPTAEPTVKALTQSTVMVLGGEPVGERLIWWNFVASSQARIDQAKADWKAGRMTLPDADDLEFIPLPDEPARAQAAPAPVTPKPTDPV from the coding sequence ATGATCGAACTGGTGATCGACGCACGCCGCAAGGACCTGGGCGGGTTCGAGGTCGGGCGCGTCCTGCCCTTCCATTCGCGGCGGATGGTCGGGCCCTTCATCTTCCTGGACCAGATGGGACCGGCGGAGTTCGCGCCGGGCGCCACGGCCATCGACGTGCGGCCCCACCCGCATATCGGCCTGTCGACCCTGACCTATCTGTTCGAGGGCGAGATCATGCACCACGACAATCTCGGCTACGATCAGGCGATCCGGCCGGGCGAGGTCAACTGGATGACCGCCGGCAAGGGCATCGTCCATTCCGAACGCACCGATCCGCTGAAGAAGAGCAAGGGCGGGCCGATGCACGGCATGCAGGCCTGGGTCGCCCTGCCCGACGAGGCCGAGGAGATGGACCCGGCCTTTCATCACCTGGGCGAGGACGCCCAGCCGGCCTACGAGAACGGCGGCCTTTTCGCGCGGCTGGTCGCGGGCGAGGCCTACGGCGCCAAGGCGGCCGTGCCGGTGTCGTCGCCGCTGTTCTATATCCATTGGGAGCTTCAGCCCGGCGTGCGCACCGCCCCGCCGTCCGGGAAGCGCGCCGGGGGCCCAAGCGCAGGCATGAGCGAACGCGCGCTCTATGTGGCCAAGGGCTCCATCGAGGTCGGCGACCGCACCTTCCACGAGGGCCAGATGATCGTGCTGGAGCCGACGGCCGAACCGACGGTCAAGGCCCTGACCCAGTCGACCGTCATGGTGCTGGGCGGAGAGCCGGTGGGGGAACGGCTGATCTGGTGGAACTTCGTCGCCTCCAGCCAGGCCCGCATCGATCAGGCGAAAGCCGATTGGAAGGCGGGCCGGATGACGTTGCCGGACGCCGATGATCTGGAGTTCATTCCCCTGCCCGACGAACCCGCAAGGGCGCAGGCCGCGCCGGCGCCAGTGACGCCCAAGCCGACCGATCCGGTCTAG
- a CDS encoding M2 family metallopeptidase, producing MKRQMMTAVAVCALAFAAGCASTSEPAAAAPGVEQTASTTPAPAVSGMRGDYPITAEGATAFIADAETKWAEVSEYVARIQWARATNITFDTMWLESKANAEATELQVQLANQAAKFNDVQVDPVVRRKLNLLRLSLVLPAPNRPGAAEELAQITTRLDSTYSTGKFDFKGKPITLDEASLILADSRDPTETKALYEGWRTISPVMRDDYARMVEIANEGSRELGFADTGALWRSGYDMPADDFAAETDRLWAQVKPFYENLHCYVRARLNAKYGDAVQPDHGPIRADLLGNMWSQQWGNIYDVVAPPSGGASSYDLTELLKAADYDATKMVKTGEGFYVSLGLDPLPQTFWERSQITRPRDREVVCHASAWDLDNADDIRIKMCTNVNGDDFYTVHHELGHNYYQRAYKNQPMLFRNGANDGFHEAIGDFVGLSALTPTYLSQIGLLKTTPGAEEDIPFLLKMALDKIAFLPFGLMVDRWRWDVFSGETAPAAYNTAWTADMLQYQGLVPPGPRPANAFDPGAKYHVPGNTPYTRYFLAAIYQFQFQRAACKQAGWTGPLHRCSVYGNKEVGERFNAMLQMGQSRPWQEAMKAFTGDDGNDASAIADYFAPLNVWLQEQNRGHQCGWSAT from the coding sequence ATGAAGCGTCAGATGATGACCGCCGTCGCGGTCTGCGCCCTCGCCTTCGCCGCCGGCTGCGCCAGCACCAGCGAACCCGCCGCCGCAGCCCCGGGCGTCGAACAGACGGCCTCGACGACGCCTGCGCCGGCCGTCAGTGGCATGCGCGGCGACTATCCGATCACCGCCGAGGGCGCGACCGCCTTCATCGCCGACGCCGAAACCAAATGGGCCGAGGTCAGCGAATATGTCGCCCGCATCCAATGGGCGCGCGCCACCAACATCACCTTCGACACCATGTGGCTGGAGTCCAAGGCCAACGCCGAGGCGACCGAGCTTCAGGTCCAGCTGGCCAATCAGGCGGCAAAGTTCAATGACGTCCAGGTCGATCCGGTCGTGCGCCGCAAGCTGAACCTGCTGCGGCTCAGCCTGGTCCTGCCCGCTCCCAACCGCCCCGGCGCAGCCGAGGAATTGGCCCAGATCACCACGCGGCTGGACTCGACCTATTCGACCGGTAAGTTCGACTTCAAGGGCAAGCCGATCACGCTGGACGAGGCCTCGCTGATCCTGGCCGACAGCCGCGACCCCACCGAGACCAAGGCTTTGTACGAAGGCTGGCGCACCATCTCGCCGGTCATGCGCGACGACTACGCCCGCATGGTCGAGATCGCCAACGAAGGCTCGCGTGAGCTGGGCTTCGCCGACACCGGCGCCCTGTGGCGGTCAGGCTACGACATGCCCGCCGACGATTTCGCCGCCGAGACCGACCGGCTTTGGGCCCAGGTGAAGCCCTTCTACGAGAACCTGCACTGCTATGTGCGCGCTCGGTTGAACGCGAAGTATGGCGACGCGGTGCAACCCGATCACGGCCCGATCCGCGCCGATCTGCTGGGCAATATGTGGTCCCAACAGTGGGGCAACATCTACGACGTCGTCGCCCCGCCCAGCGGCGGCGCCTCCAGCTATGACCTCACCGAACTGCTCAAGGCCGCCGATTACGACGCGACGAAAATGGTCAAGACGGGCGAGGGCTTCTACGTCTCGCTGGGCCTCGACCCGCTGCCTCAGACCTTCTGGGAACGCAGTCAGATCACCCGCCCGCGCGACCGCGAAGTCGTCTGTCACGCCTCGGCCTGGGATTTGGACAACGCCGACGACATCCGCATCAAGATGTGCACCAACGTCAACGGCGACGACTTCTACACCGTCCACCACGAGCTGGGTCACAACTACTATCAGCGCGCCTACAAGAACCAGCCGATGCTGTTCCGAAACGGCGCCAACGACGGCTTCCATGAGGCCATCGGCGACTTCGTCGGCCTGTCGGCCCTGACCCCCACCTATCTGAGCCAGATCGGCCTGCTCAAGACCACGCCGGGCGCCGAGGAGGACATTCCCTTCCTGCTCAAGATGGCTTTGGACAAGATCGCCTTCCTACCGTTCGGCCTGATGGTCGACCGCTGGCGCTGGGACGTCTTCTCGGGCGAGACGGCGCCGGCCGCTTACAATACTGCCTGGACCGCCGACATGCTGCAGTACCAGGGCCTGGTGCCGCCGGGTCCGCGTCCGGCCAACGCCTTCGATCCGGGCGCCAAATACCATGTGCCCGGCAACACGCCCTATACCCGCTACTTCCTGGCGGCGATCTATCAGTTTCAGTTCCAGCGAGCGGCTTGCAAGCAGGCGGGTTGGACTGGGCCGCTGCATCGCTGCTCCGTCTATGGCAACAAGGAGGTCGGCGAGCGCTTCAACGCGATGCTGCAAATGGGGCAGTCGCGGCCTTGGCAGGAGGCGATGAAGGCCTTCACCGGCGACGACGGCAACGACGCCTCGGCCATCGCCGACTATTTCGCACCGCTCAATGTCTGGCTTCAGGAACAGAACCGCGGCCATCAATGCGGCTGGAGCGCCACTTGA
- a CDS encoding Lrp/AsnC family transcriptional regulator: MADELDPIDARILDILQQDAGLSVAEVADRVGLSASPCWRRIKRLEDSGLITKRVTLLNAQLLGLDFEVYAIVKLMLPSAENLNVFEAAVAKWPEVVQCATITGREDYVLRIITSDMHAFDLFLREKLLALGIVSDCESHIVTRGVKNVTALPLGIVTPHVG; this comes from the coding sequence TTGGCCGACGAACTCGACCCCATCGACGCCCGCATCCTGGATATCCTGCAACAAGACGCCGGGCTGTCGGTCGCAGAGGTCGCCGATCGCGTCGGGCTGTCGGCCTCGCCCTGCTGGCGGCGGATCAAGCGGCTGGAAGACTCGGGCCTGATCACCAAGCGCGTCACCCTGCTGAACGCTCAGCTGCTGGGCTTGGACTTCGAGGTCTACGCCATCGTCAAGCTGATGCTGCCCTCGGCGGAAAACCTCAATGTCTTCGAGGCCGCCGTGGCCAAATGGCCGGAAGTGGTCCAGTGCGCCACCATCACGGGGCGCGAGGACTATGTGCTGCGCATCATCACCTCGGACATGCACGCCTTCGACCTGTTCCTGCGCGAGAAGCTGCTGGCCCTGGGCATCGTCTCGGACTGCGAAAGCCACATCGTCACGCGCGGGGTGAAGAATGTGACCGCCCTGCCTCTTGGCATCGTCACGCCTCACGTCGGATAG
- a CDS encoding TadE/TadG family type IV pilus assembly protein: MNASTRIEKAVRALRRLAIQLASDRRGNVVMIFALVMPALIMLTLGGIDINRVTTAKARVQDALDAATLAAARSSYTDPKDLKTVALVALKANLRNASVEPFSDDAVKIELTKEQVVIADIQVQVKTLIANVVLPPYGKILDDTLPVSVHSEVNRSSKDIEVSLVLDITGSMGSNNRIGDLKNAANQLIKLVVQPAAKQTPYYSRMAIVPYSIGVNLGARADAARGASIGSTSITGASWAAASAKSISGITRASPGVVTANSHGLATNDYVWISGVSGMTQINNRAYRVVRIDSNKVSLQYQSGGNWYALNTSSGYSSYSSGGQIRKCTRSDCFITITSNNHGLSEDEGVQITGVNGMSALNNNSGLFEVYERTSNDAFVLPVGGAAYADYSNGGSVQCGRDGCVKRVFRDPQYNRLNVFDNTSCVSERAGSSAYTDTAPGSAYVGRNYASPRNPCPAATIQPLTSNIDTLTTLVNGLSVTGSTAGQIGLAWGWYTVSNQFNGLWSSNPAAAYAPTKVLKAVILMTDGEFNTPYCGGVIARNAGSGSGSLYDKIACDATNGDPFDQAAKLCAGMKAKDVIVYTVGFSITPGSEAANILSSCATDKDKAFLPQSGADLSNDFQAIGRDITRLRISR, encoded by the coding sequence GTGAACGCGTCCACACGGATCGAAAAAGCGGTTCGGGCCCTGCGCAGGCTGGCGATCCAACTGGCTTCGGACCGGCGCGGCAACGTCGTGATGATCTTCGCCCTGGTGATGCCGGCCCTGATCATGCTGACCTTGGGCGGCATCGACATCAATCGGGTGACGACGGCCAAGGCGCGGGTGCAGGACGCGCTGGACGCCGCCACGCTCGCCGCCGCGCGGTCCTCCTACACCGACCCCAAGGACCTGAAGACCGTCGCCCTGGTGGCCCTGAAAGCCAATCTGCGCAACGCCTCGGTCGAGCCGTTTTCCGATGATGCCGTAAAGATCGAGCTGACGAAGGAGCAGGTCGTCATCGCCGACATTCAGGTGCAGGTGAAGACCCTGATCGCCAACGTCGTCCTGCCGCCCTATGGCAAGATTCTGGACGACACCCTGCCCGTGAGCGTCCACTCCGAGGTGAACCGATCGTCCAAGGACATCGAGGTCTCGCTGGTGCTCGACATCACCGGCTCCATGGGCAGCAACAACCGGATCGGCGATCTGAAGAACGCGGCGAACCAGCTGATCAAGCTGGTCGTTCAACCGGCGGCGAAACAGACGCCCTACTATTCGCGCATGGCCATCGTGCCCTATTCGATCGGTGTGAACTTGGGGGCGCGCGCCGACGCCGCGCGCGGCGCTTCGATCGGATCGACCAGCATCACCGGCGCCTCGTGGGCGGCGGCCTCAGCCAAGTCGATTTCCGGCATCACGCGCGCCTCACCCGGCGTCGTGACCGCCAACAGCCACGGACTGGCGACCAACGACTACGTCTGGATCAGCGGTGTCAGCGGCATGACCCAGATCAACAACCGCGCCTATAGGGTCGTTCGCATCGACTCCAACAAGGTCTCCCTGCAATATCAGTCCGGCGGCAACTGGTATGCGCTGAACACGAGTAGCGGTTACAGCAGCTACAGCTCCGGCGGCCAGATCCGCAAGTGCACGCGCTCGGACTGCTTCATCACCATCACCTCAAACAACCATGGGCTGTCCGAGGACGAAGGCGTCCAGATCACCGGCGTGAACGGCATGAGCGCGCTGAACAACAACAGCGGCCTTTTCGAAGTCTATGAGCGCACATCCAACGATGCCTTCGTCCTGCCCGTCGGGGGCGCCGCCTACGCCGACTATTCCAACGGCGGCTCTGTTCAATGCGGCCGTGACGGCTGCGTCAAACGTGTCTTCCGCGATCCGCAGTACAATCGCCTCAATGTGTTCGACAATACGAGCTGCGTCAGTGAGCGCGCAGGGTCGTCGGCCTATACCGACACGGCCCCCGGTTCCGCCTACGTCGGCCGAAACTACGCGTCTCCACGCAATCCCTGTCCAGCGGCGACGATCCAGCCCCTGACGTCCAACATCGACACCCTGACCACCCTTGTGAATGGTCTGTCGGTCACGGGATCGACAGCCGGGCAGATCGGCCTCGCCTGGGGATGGTACACCGTATCCAACCAGTTCAACGGGTTGTGGTCATCAAATCCCGCAGCCGCCTATGCGCCGACCAAGGTGCTGAAGGCTGTCATTCTGATGACCGACGGCGAGTTCAACACCCCTTACTGCGGCGGCGTGATCGCTCGAAACGCCGGCTCTGGGTCAGGCAGTCTCTACGACAAGATCGCCTGCGACGCGACGAACGGCGACCCCTTCGACCAGGCGGCGAAGCTCTGCGCCGGCATGAAGGCGAAGGACGTGATCGTCTACACGGTGGGGTTCTCGATCACCCCCGGCAGCGAGGCGGCGAACATCCTCAGCAGTTGCGCCACCGACAAGGACAAGGCCTTCCTGCCGCAGTCGGGGGCGGATCTGTCCAACGACTTCCAGGCCATTGGACGCGACATCACCCGACTGAGGATCTCCCGCTGA
- a CDS encoding OmpA family protein, which produces MRAKFIVASVSIAALLGAAACTTTDPYRSGPVRNNTGTGAIAGAVGGALLGYLTNTSNGEQGRKNALIGAGVGALGGAAVGQYMDRQQRAMEAELSGSGVGVARQGDLLVLRMPSDVTFATNQSSIDPRFLPVLEDVARVLQQYDQSTVDVIGHTDSSGGDAINQPLSEARASSVASELVRRGVLAQRLYVAGKSSSEPVATNATAEGKAQNRRVEILIRPFTG; this is translated from the coding sequence ATGCGCGCCAAGTTTATCGTCGCCAGCGTCTCCATCGCCGCCCTTCTAGGCGCCGCCGCCTGCACCACCACCGACCCGTACCGCTCGGGTCCGGTTCGCAACAACACCGGAACCGGCGCCATCGCCGGCGCTGTCGGCGGCGCGCTTCTCGGCTATCTGACGAACACGTCGAACGGCGAGCAGGGCCGCAAGAACGCCTTGATTGGGGCTGGCGTTGGCGCGCTGGGCGGCGCCGCAGTGGGCCAGTATATGGATCGTCAGCAGCGTGCGATGGAGGCCGAACTGTCCGGCTCCGGCGTCGGCGTGGCGCGTCAGGGCGACCTGCTTGTGCTGCGGATGCCGTCGGACGTGACCTTCGCCACCAACCAATCGTCAATCGACCCGCGCTTCCTGCCCGTGCTGGAGGACGTCGCCCGCGTGCTGCAACAGTATGACCAGTCGACCGTGGACGTGATCGGCCACACCGACTCCTCGGGCGGTGATGCGATCAATCAGCCGCTGTCGGAAGCCCGCGCCAGCAGCGTCGCTTCCGAACTGGTTCGTCGCGGTGTCCTCGCTCAGCGGCTCTATGTCGCCGGCAAGAGCTCCAGCGAACCCGTGGCCACCAACGCCACAGCCGAAGGCAAGGCGCAGAACCGCCGGGTCGAGATCCTGATCCGTCCGTTCACCGGCTGA
- a CDS encoding isopenicillin N synthase family dioxygenase — protein MFVSTILNDSPAGRAIQPVSMTQYDVDFQGFSDALGASFSRYGFAVVADHGLDEARIAAAIDDAKAFFALPEDVKRQYHQPGTGGARGLTPFGVEAAKDAKTVDLKEFWHVGRELPEGHPYRRYMRDNVWPTEVEGFREHLYGMFEDLDALGAKILRAIARYLKLGDDFFADKVEMGNSVLRMLHYPPVPVDAPGVRAGAHEDINVITLLLGAEEAGLQLKEKDGSWLDIAPPPGALVVNIGDMLQRLTNHVLPSTTHRVVNPAPERRGFARYSTPFFLHFNPDFPIETLPSAITPDNPDRYAGKTILAEDYLTERLREIRLL, from the coding sequence ATGTTCGTGAGCACGATCCTGAACGACAGCCCTGCCGGCCGCGCCATCCAGCCGGTCTCGATGACCCAATATGATGTCGATTTCCAAGGGTTCAGCGACGCCCTGGGCGCGTCCTTCTCGCGCTATGGCTTCGCTGTGGTCGCCGACCATGGGCTGGACGAGGCGCGCATCGCGGCCGCCATCGACGACGCCAAGGCCTTCTTCGCCCTGCCGGAGGACGTAAAGCGCCAGTACCACCAGCCCGGCACAGGCGGCGCGCGCGGTTTGACGCCGTTCGGCGTCGAGGCGGCCAAGGACGCCAAGACGGTCGATCTGAAGGAGTTCTGGCACGTCGGTCGTGAACTGCCCGAAGGCCATCCCTATCGCCGCTATATGCGCGACAACGTCTGGCCGACCGAGGTCGAGGGCTTCCGCGAGCATCTGTATGGCATGTTCGAAGATCTGGACGCATTGGGCGCCAAGATCCTGCGCGCCATCGCCCGCTATCTGAAGCTGGGCGACGACTTCTTCGCCGACAAGGTCGAGATGGGCAACAGCGTCCTGCGCATGCTGCACTATCCGCCGGTGCCTGTCGATGCGCCGGGCGTTCGGGCCGGAGCCCATGAGGATATCAATGTCATCACCCTGTTGCTGGGCGCTGAGGAGGCCGGGCTACAGCTGAAGGAAAAGGACGGCAGCTGGCTGGACATCGCGCCGCCGCCTGGCGCCCTGGTCGTCAACATCGGCGACATGCTGCAGCGGCTGACCAACCACGTCCTGCCGTCGACCACCCACCGCGTGGTCAATCCGGCGCCCGAGCGCCGCGGGTTCGCGCGCTATTCGACGCCCTTTTTCCTGCACTTCAACCCAGACTTCCCGATCGAGACCCTGCCCAGCGCCATCACGCCGGACAACCCCGACCGCTATGCCGGTAAGACCATTCTGGCCGAGGATTATCTGACCGAACGCCTGCGCGAAATCCGCCTGCTCTAG
- a CDS encoding WD40 repeat domain-containing protein, translated as MNFDFDAQVTAALFDNTGAVFALGDGSIRFEDRTRVEAHDGAVLCACVHPSGDGIVTGGDDGKVVWTRRDEDPVVLATAKNQWIDAIDASPASGLIAFSFGRTLSVIDPKEVGFRRDFQHERTVSGVAFEPKGRRIATSTYGGAALWYARIEKQQPVKLAWAGSHTGVAFSPDGAFVVTTMQDNQMHGWRIKDAKNLRMGGYPGKVRSMAFLANGQLMATSGAQGAVLWPFIGSNGPMGREATEIGYDDTTLVNLVSARADQGLLAAGLTDGRVWVAHPAAQGLNFVKAEKGPAIVALSLSPAVDKVAWADEDGAAGVLIL; from the coding sequence ATGAACTTCGATTTCGACGCCCAGGTCACCGCCGCCCTGTTCGACAACACCGGCGCTGTCTTCGCCCTCGGCGACGGCTCGATCCGGTTCGAGGACCGGACGCGGGTGGAGGCGCACGACGGCGCCGTACTGTGCGCCTGCGTTCACCCGTCCGGCGACGGGATCGTCACAGGCGGCGATGACGGCAAGGTCGTCTGGACCCGTCGCGACGAGGACCCGGTCGTTCTCGCCACGGCCAAGAACCAGTGGATCGACGCCATCGACGCCTCGCCGGCCTCGGGTCTGATCGCCTTTTCCTTCGGCCGCACCCTGTCTGTGATCGACCCCAAGGAGGTGGGCTTCCGCCGCGACTTCCAGCATGAGCGCACCGTCTCCGGCGTCGCCTTCGAGCCCAAGGGCAGGCGCATCGCCACCTCGACCTATGGCGGGGCGGCCCTGTGGTATGCACGGATCGAGAAACAGCAACCGGTGAAGCTGGCCTGGGCCGGATCGCACACCGGCGTCGCCTTTTCGCCCGACGGCGCCTTCGTCGTCACGACGATGCAGGACAATCAGATGCACGGCTGGCGCATCAAGGACGCCAAGAATCTGCGCATGGGCGGCTATCCAGGCAAGGTGCGCTCGATGGCCTTCCTGGCAAATGGTCAGCTGATGGCGACCTCGGGCGCGCAGGGCGCGGTCCTGTGGCCCTTCATCGGATCGAACGGACCAATGGGGCGCGAGGCGACCGAGATCGGCTATGACGACACGACCCTGGTCAATCTGGTCTCGGCCCGCGCCGATCAGGGCCTGCTGGCCGCCGGCCTGACCGACGGTCGGGTCTGGGTCGCGCATCCGGCAGCCCAGGGTCTGAACTTCGTCAAGGCCGAGAAGGGGCCGGCCATCGTCGCCCTGTCGCTCAGCCCCGCCGTCGACAAGGTCGCATGGGCCGACGAAGATGGCGCCGCCGGGGTGTTGATCCTCTGA